In the genome of Odontesthes bonariensis isolate fOdoBon6 chromosome 20, fOdoBon6.hap1, whole genome shotgun sequence, the window GGGTAATgcagttttttgtatttggtGTAAACTGCTTCCTGACCTCTTTGCTTCCAGGGCAGAATATCCATTCCTGTGCGGCAGAAGGAGCGGTCAGTGTGTGCCTCGGTGCTGTATAAGACCTCCTGGAGCTGTTTTTCTCCAGGTTTCTGGGCTTTCACTCGCAcctaaagcaaaagaaaaagaaaataacacttTGCTGTGATTCTCTTGCACCTGCTCAGGTAACTCAGGGACTCGATTTAGTCATACCTCTAGGATAGTGATCTCTTTCTCCTTCAGCTTCCCTGCTTTGTTTTTCACCTGCGTCTTCTTGGTGTCAACCCACACGACCCTCTCCTTCACCTCTgacctggacacacacacacacacacacacaaacgcacttGTCATTAAATCTACGTCGAAGCGGCCTCCTAAAAGGATCCCTCGCACGCGGCGGACTCACTCTTGGATGCCCAGGTCGGCCAGTGTCGTGTCCAGAAAGGGGAAGGGTTGATGCGCTGCGTCGGGCTGCACCTCGATGGGCAGCGCCAGCGACATGGGGATATCTCGCTCCACTTCGACGCGCACCATCACGCCATTCGGCTGATCTGTTTCTCCGTTGGCCTGCTCTGCATtagcctctccctcctcctccgaGAAGCTCTTTTTCTCATCTGCCGCCAGCTTGACTCACCGTTCTGTAGCTCAAACAGCAAAACAATACACCTCCGTGTCCCCTTCTGTTTGTGATGTCTGTGCTATCTTTGTGACTAATGCTCTCTATCTGCACCTTCTGTCTCCAGCAGTTCTTAATTCGCAGCCTGTGTTGTAGCAGATACTGGCGGGTGCGCCGTCGTCCTCTCAGGGTCCGATGATTCAGAGCTCTGCCTTCTCAGTTGATAAGGGCCTCTGGAAAGTGTGAGTGTGCGTCTGATGCATACAGACTCTGCCCTCCAGGCTGATATAAGCAGCTGATGTGAATGTGTGCTATGTGTCGCTCAGATGTTAGGTTTATTAGACTGTCAGGATGGTGATGGACGGATGGTTGTTTGCGCTGCCAGGTGTCTTTGTGGACTATCATGTGATGTCAGTGTTTATTTTCCGCAGAAAGCGCAGGAAGCTCGTGGCTGCACTTTGATTTGACTGATACTTGCGTTTTAAACGCACACAGAGGGTCACACGAAACATAAAAATGCCAACCGCCGACCTCCGCTTTAGTGTGGAGAACAGATTTACGACTGTGCGATGAGATGATGCTCACCATCCCCATCTAGTCCTCCTCCTGTGCCCTCTCTCTCATTTCTGTTGAGGCTGATATATGAGACTTTCACGGTGGTGTCACATTTTCAGCTTCAGAAAAATGCCTTCTGTCTGTATTTTCCACCAAGCTGCTGCTTCAGGACAAACACAGAGCCCGCTCAGTCGCATGCTGTTCAGCATCTGTTTGGTGGAGTGCTCGGCAGCGATCCCCC includes:
- the LOC142370052 gene encoding uncharacterized protein LOC142370052, which translates into the protein MVRVEVERDIPMSLALPIEVQPDAAHQPFPFLDTTLADLGIQESEVKERVVWVDTKKTQVKNKAGKLKEKEITILEVRVKAQKPGEKQLQEVLYSTEAHTDRSFCRTGMDILPWKQRGGNGLTPVEMTLELNMEKQQPDSTEAQGQREI